The nucleotide window AGGTTGAACAAGTAAAGGTAAATGTTGGTCTCATTTGATTTCCTGGAAAAAATTTAGTTAAAAAAAGTAGACACGACTTGCATCGTGATTCAGTGGTCCATGAAGTGAGTTGAGAATCGTGAGGTCTCAAAGTTCAATTCTcaaaagagattaaaaaaatactaagtaatttcttctcatttatcTTAGCTTAGTTGGATAAAGTTATCTGGTATCTATTATTGGTGAGAGTTGAAAGATATAGCATAAAATTATTCCATGTGTATAAGTTGACCTTAAACACTACgatcattaaaaaaaacttcGAATGCAAACAGTACGTAGCATCATTTAGCATATTCTAAACGTGTAACACATCATGTatctaaagtatattttttgctTGTACGAAGCAGATGCCTGTTGACCTTATATGATTAAAACCATGATCAACaaatgtagttttttttttaagatataAGTAATCTCCTTTGGGAAATTATTAAGCATTAGCTCTACCTTTCTGGCCATGTGACTAAAATTAATAATGTGCATTTTGTTACGTGCTTTAAAAGGCAGATCAGTATACGAAGCATTCCACGTTCATATTATATTTGGAAAAGGacacatttattatatatacatatcaaatCATTTATCTTATATCGTTTGTaacaattttttctcaaaatgtaAATTAAGTTGTTATcgcaaaaaattaaagaaaggtATTGATAATCGTTGTGAGTAGAATTTTGTGTATTTCCTTGATTTTACTCTTCTaagtttttttgttgttcaaaGGTCTTTATAAGTAACGTATTTTAGGCATACTTGATGTATTTGATCATCAAGAACGTCAGATAGTAGTTCGAAAAAAGACACTCCTTTTGATCACTCCTCTTTTGAAAAAAGACAACATTTGATGTCTTGATCTCTTTGTGAACACTCAAAGTTTATGGAATATTCAAGATGCTTCTTTAAGGACATATGTATCCCTTTTATTGGTGTGAGCTAAGGGGTTCAGAGTAGAGTATCCTTCAAAAAACATGGATTTGGTTAGTCTTGTAGATGTTCATcttaaatacaataaaattttgatgtctacacatatataatttaagtttgtaacgaagaaattttgaattaacCCCTCACAACGCTGAATGTAATGTAGAGAGCCTacctaatatatacatatataaatttctaaCTTGTAGAAAAAAGCAGAGAAGCCAAGATTTTGGTAGGTATGGTCTTTGACATTGTCAATAACTAGGAAGATACGTTTGTCAAGACTAGGAAAGttattttagtatatatatatatataaccatcACATTAAGGTTTCATTGCACAATTCACCCATTGAGCTCTTCTTTCAACTATATATAGCTAGCTAATTCTTTCTTTCATATTATTCAACTTCTCTTTTGCAGAATATATTTGTTGCTTGCCTCATTTTATTCCTTACACTTCCTTCAAGCCATTCCTTGAAAGATTCAACTATGGGTAACATCaaccaaaaaaattcaaatcaagaTGATGCTAATGTGTTACTTCCAATTGATACTCCCTTTAAGTTTCCATCTCCATTGCCCACTTGGCCTTCAggtactttatgttatgatttttGCTTTATTAGTATCTGATCAATTGTAGTGTTGTTAAAGGCTCCCTGAAAACGTTTTTACGCCTAAAGCtcgatgaagtccatgttgtgCCCTTTGCCTCGCTTAGTTGAGGCTTTAGTGCATGCGTCTAGGTGATAAGGCGCGTGTTTTTTGCACTATATTACTATCTAGACAAATATATTTGACAAAGTGATACATTTTTTGCAttacatgtaaaaaaaaagaaaaagaggagtCTGGTGCACAATGCATCCCATGTTCACGCAGGGTTTGGGGAAGGGTGCATCCCTCTTGGGGTGTGATGTGACTAATTCCACGACTCGAACTCATGACTTATTTGTTTAAATATCAGGTGAAGGGTTTGCTAGTGGAATCATTGATCTTGGAGGATTACAAGTATCTCAAATATCATCATTTACTAAAGTATGGGCTAGCCAAGAAGGTGGACCAGATAATCTTGGAGCTACATTCTTTGAACCATCAAATTTACCAAATGATTTCTTTATGCTTGGATCCTATAGCCAACCTAACAATTTGCCCCTTTTTGGTTGGCTTCTTATTGGTAAAGATTCATCAGGAGATGCTCTAAAATTGCCAAATGACTATACTCTTGTATGGAGTAGTGAAAACTTGAAAATCAAACAGGATGGTGTTTGCTATATCTGGCTCCCAATCCCCCCTGAGGGCTATAAATCTGTTGGACACGTTGTAACAACGTCTCCTCAGAAGCCTTCTCTTGACAAAATCAGATGTGTTCGTGCTGATTTAACCGATGTATCTGAAACTGATGATTGGATTTGGGGAAATGATGTGTTGAATGTGTACTCATCAAGACCAAAAGACAGAGGAATTAAGGGTCTAGGAGTGTCTACTGGTGCTTTTATGGCTTTAAATAACGGAGCTGCAGCAGATTCACTTGTTTGTTTGAAAAACGTCGTGGAAAATTTCTCTTCCATGCCAAATTTAAACCAAATTCAAGCACTATTTCAAGCGTATTCGCCTTTATATTACTTCCACCCTGATGAAGAATATTACCCTTCCTCTGTCACTTGGTTTTTTCAGAATGGGGTATTATTGTACACGAAAGGGCAAGAATCTGCCCCGGTTCTTGTTCAGCCAGACGGTTCAAATCTTCCTCAAGATGGTTCAAATGATGGCGCGTATTGGTTAGACTTACCAACTGATGATTCAGCGAAAAATCGTGTCAAGAATGGAGATTTCCATGCTGCCACATCCTACTTACATATTAAACCAATGTTTGGCGCGACACATACTGATATCGCTCTATGGCTATTTTACCCCTTTAACGGCCCTGCTAGAGCAAAAATCGAATTCATCACCATTCCCTTAGGGAAAATTGGTCAGCACGTTGGCGATTGGGAACACATTACGTTAAGAATTAGTAACTTCAATGGAGAGTTACAAAGTGTATACTTCTCCCAACATAGTGGAGGAAATTGGGTGAGTGCACCAcaacttgaatttgaaaatagTAACAAGCCCGTCACCTATTCATCGTTGCATGGTCACGCTTGTTATTCGAAAACAGGGCAAAATATGCAGGGGAATGGGAATATTGGCATAAGAAATGACACAGCAAAGGGGCAGGTGATGGACACTGGAGCAAATTATGCAGTGGTGGCTGgtgattatttgaaaattgttGAGCCAGTGTGGCTTAACTATGCTAGAGAATGGGGTCCAAAAATTAGCTATGATATTGCAAATGAGcttaaaaaaatagagagatttttGCCTGGAAAATTAAAGAGGGCTATTGAGAAACTTGTGAAAAGTTTACCAAATGAGGTTTTGGGTGAGGAAGGACCAACTGGACCTAAGTTTAAGGACATGTGGAATGGTGATGAAAGGGGTTAAATATGGTGTGATAAAAAAtgggggtttttttttttctatgattGTATCATCAAATAGTTATTTCATGAATGTATCGTATGCTTTCGTTTTAGTTGTGACCTCTTTGTCGTTATAAAGTTTGCTAGTGATTAAATCGACTTACCTTCCGTTGGATGgtagattttgaagttgaaagttaaaatttgaagttgtgtttggacatgcattatacttgaaaaaaattgtgagTTGAAGTCCcgaaaattcaaaaattgtttgtggatacttgaaaatattgaagaaatcTGATCAAAATTTCATAGGCAAATAGATATCtgatgataattttttaaatttatgatcaaacGTAGATTATACCTTTGGATCTGCTTGGTCATAAAAACTTTCTTTTggacttttcattttatttgaaaccAATGTTTGACCGTGAAAGTTTCAAATCTAACTCGAAATTGTGTTTCAAATTTTCGAAAACAACTTATAACCTATATTTTAATTCACTTatcacttttgaaattgtaTTTAAATACATTTAAGCATGAACATTATTCTaaatattatttggaaaaaGTATAACCAAATTCGATTTTATCTAAGACTCCAACTccataacttttaaataaagtgaaaaatatttagaatatatGGCCAAAGACCTACTTAATTCGAGATGCATGCattaaatatttgttctttCGCTTATATCTGGCTCATCATAggacaaaatcacaaaattggagattttatcattctcttttatcatatttcGTCGATAAGTAAATAAGTTTAGTTCAAATAATGATTGTTCAAGCAATATTTCTCATAAAGTCTAACAATTTGAAAGCATCTATAATATTTTAGACTTAAGCAATTTTTCCAAAGGTTATAACACAAATTATGCATGCATGGGATAGAGGTGTATATGGCTGATTGATTGATTAAAATATACTACAACATATATCcttataaaatgatttttggaaatcCTACTTCCAAGTTACGAAGATTTGAACAGATTTTGAACGAAAATTATACtttctgtttcaaaaagaatgtccacattttctttttagtctgtttcaaaaagaatgacccattttcttttttggctaacactttaacttcaactttccaCAAGGCATGTTTAAGGCCATAAGATTAAAGgaaattttggtacatttgaaataaactttaatttagaactacaagattaaaaaatcttctttcttttcttaaactccgttccaagtcaaactaagacattctttttgaaacagatgGAGTAATTACATATCATAGAAGAAGTTCGTTTTTGAAGCTAGCAACATATTATTCAC belongs to Solanum stenotomum isolate F172 chromosome 1, ASM1918654v1, whole genome shotgun sequence and includes:
- the LOC125876490 gene encoding vacuolar protein sorting-associated protein 62-like, with protein sequence MGNINQKNSNQDDANVLLPIDTPFKFPSPLPTWPSGEGFASGIIDLGGLQVSQISSFTKVWASQEGGPDNLGATFFEPSNLPNDFFMLGSYSQPNNLPLFGWLLIGKDSSGDALKLPNDYTLVWSSENLKIKQDGVCYIWLPIPPEGYKSVGHVVTTSPQKPSLDKIRCVRADLTDVSETDDWIWGNDVLNVYSSRPKDRGIKGLGVSTGAFMALNNGAAADSLVCLKNVVENFSSMPNLNQIQALFQAYSPLYYFHPDEEYYPSSVTWFFQNGVLLYTKGQESAPVLVQPDGSNLPQDGSNDGAYWLDLPTDDSAKNRVKNGDFHAATSYLHIKPMFGATHTDIALWLFYPFNGPARAKIEFITIPLGKIGQHVGDWEHITLRISNFNGELQSVYFSQHSGGNWVSAPQLEFENSNKPVTYSSLHGHACYSKTGQNMQGNGNIGIRNDTAKGQVMDTGANYAVVAGDYLKIVEPVWLNYAREWGPKISYDIANELKKIERFLPGKLKRAIEKLVKSLPNEVLGEEGPTGPKFKDMWNGDERG